In Desulfovibrio sp. 86, the following proteins share a genomic window:
- a CDS encoding PHP domain-containing protein — protein sequence MKLVDLHTHTTASDGTDSPALLMAKAAEAGLEAVAVTDHDTLSGLDEAADAGRKYGVELIRGCEISTATELGELHILGLWLPDNPVQLQEKLAFLRRKRAERNEGIVRKLQELGLDITMEEVLATATGESVGRPHIAEVLLRKGYAKNSREVFKEYLGCHGKAYLPKEVLEPEESVRLLADLGATVSLAHPMLWKGPSGWLDTQVARLKDCGLNAIEAWHSEHSEADVRACLSLAKRFDLGISGGSDYHGDNKPSICLGTGYGKLRVGVDVLESLRQRRMAAGLPV from the coding sequence ATGAAACTGGTTGATCTGCATACGCACACTACTGCTTCCGATGGCACGGATTCTCCGGCGCTTCTCATGGCCAAGGCCGCCGAGGCGGGGCTTGAGGCCGTGGCCGTGACTGACCATGATACGCTTTCTGGTCTGGATGAAGCCGCTGACGCCGGGCGCAAATACGGTGTCGAACTCATACGCGGGTGCGAAATATCCACGGCTACGGAACTGGGAGAATTGCACATCCTGGGGCTGTGGCTCCCGGATAATCCCGTACAGTTGCAGGAAAAACTGGCTTTTCTGCGTCGCAAACGCGCGGAGCGCAACGAGGGCATCGTGCGCAAGCTTCAGGAGCTTGGGCTGGACATCACCATGGAAGAGGTGCTTGCCACGGCCACGGGCGAAAGCGTGGGCAGACCCCACATCGCCGAAGTGCTGTTGCGTAAGGGATATGCCAAAAACTCCCGTGAAGTTTTCAAGGAGTATCTCGGTTGCCACGGCAAGGCCTATTTGCCCAAGGAAGTGCTGGAACCGGAAGAAAGCGTGCGCCTTCTGGCCGATCTTGGCGCGACTGTCAGCCTGGCCCACCCCATGCTGTGGAAGGGCCCGTCGGGCTGGCTGGACACGCAGGTGGCGCGCCTGAAAGACTGCGGACTCAATGCCATTGAAGCGTGGCACAGTGAGCATTCCGAAGCGGACGTTCGCGCCTGCCTCTCCCTGGCCAAACGGTTTGACCTGGGCATCAGCGGCGGTTCGGATTATCATGGCGACAACAAGCCGTCCATTTGCCTTGGCACGGGTTACGGCAAACTTCGCGTCGGCGTGGACGTGCTGGAAAGTCTGCGCCAAAGGCGAATGGCAGCGGGCCTGCCTGTCTGA
- a CDS encoding Trm112 family protein, whose product MPINTDELLRILACPKCLGSLAAMVENNTAAGFACAACQVIYPIREDIPVMLVEEAVDMPTWNAQHPQAKERA is encoded by the coding sequence ATGCCCATCAACACTGACGAACTTTTGCGGATACTGGCCTGCCCCAAATGCCTGGGCAGCCTTGCCGCCATGGTAGAAAATAATACTGCGGCAGGTTTTGCCTGCGCGGCCTGTCAGGTTATCTACCCCATTCGGGAAGATATACCTGTCATGCTGGTGGAAGAAGCTGTGGATATGCCCACCTGGAACGCCCAGCATCCTCAGGCAAAGGAACGCGCCTGA
- the yfcE gene encoding phosphodiesterase has product MRMLIASDLHGSIESLRFLVEKARQMEPDMLVLLGDLVYHGPRNPLPQGYDTRLVMREMPDLTVLPCPVAAVRGNCDAEVDLGLLPFPVVNTTWLEADGLRIFVSHGHHLPENPPCPGFKPGTVFLRGHTHIPRGETLDGLHFWNPGSLSLPKSGFPRSYGLYENGLFRVLDMQDKEVLRHTPA; this is encoded by the coding sequence ATGCGCATGCTTATTGCCTCCGATCTGCACGGTTCCATTGAAAGCCTGCGCTTTCTGGTGGAAAAGGCGCGGCAGATGGAACCCGATATGCTGGTGCTGCTGGGCGACCTTGTCTATCACGGCCCCCGCAATCCCCTGCCTCAAGGCTATGACACGAGGCTGGTGATGCGTGAAATGCCCGACCTCACCGTCCTGCCCTGCCCGGTTGCCGCCGTGCGCGGCAACTGCGACGCCGAGGTGGATCTGGGATTGCTGCCCTTTCCTGTGGTTAATACCACATGGCTTGAGGCCGATGGACTGCGCATCTTCGTAAGCCACGGCCACCACCTGCCCGAAAATCCGCCATGCCCCGGCTTCAAGCCTGGCACTGTCTTTCTGCGCGGGCATACCCATATTCCGCGCGGCGAAACTCTTGATGGCCTGCACTTCTGGAATCCCGGTTCCCTTTCGCTGCCCAAGAGCGGCTTTCCCCGCAGCTACGGGCTGTATGAAAACGGCCTCTTCCGCGTGCTGGACATGCAGGACAAAGAAGTTCTGCGCCACACCCCGGCCTGA
- a CDS encoding Maf family protein produces the protein MTAQPTSRQPLFSLTDGFRLVLASGSPRRRLFLSEWGLPFELARPDGAEPLPLPGEQPDAYTRRAAAAKAYAVAASLDRTGAQTSVSTQDKAIILSADTVVAVDGDILGKPQDAAHALAMLQRLTGRGHEVISAVCLLLPPPAGAAEKTSGNASGNASGNILGNILGNTSGATPGSVPDTAHGTDKNTACQGCGAEELIFSDVSRVYFHPWPESVLRAYVDTGEPHDKAGAYAIQGQGAFLVDRIEGSWSTVVGLPVTQLAHLLLNRGFMRPCASSRLP, from the coding sequence ATGACCGCTCAACCCACATCACGGCAGCCGCTGTTCTCCCTGACTGACGGATTCAGACTGGTGCTGGCCTCCGGCTCCCCGCGCCGTCGCCTGTTCCTGTCCGAATGGGGCCTGCCCTTTGAACTGGCCCGCCCGGACGGGGCAGAGCCTTTGCCCCTGCCCGGCGAGCAACCCGACGCCTACACCCGCCGGGCGGCGGCGGCCAAGGCATACGCCGTTGCCGCCAGTCTGGACAGAACAGGCGCGCAAACTTCCGTATCCACGCAGGACAAGGCCATCATCCTTTCCGCCGACACGGTGGTGGCCGTGGATGGCGACATTCTGGGCAAGCCGCAGGACGCCGCCCACGCCCTCGCCATGCTGCAACGCCTCACAGGACGCGGCCATGAGGTCATCAGCGCCGTGTGCCTGCTCTTGCCCCCTCCGGCTGGCGCGGCTGAGAAAACATCCGGCAACGCATCGGGTAACGCATCCGGCAACATCCTTGGCAACATACTTGGCAACACATCTGGCGCCACACCAGGCAGTGTACCAGATACGGCGCACGGCACTGACAAAAATACCGCATGCCAGGGCTGTGGCGCAGAAGAACTGATTTTCAGCGACGTAAGCCGTGTGTACTTTCATCCCTGGCCGGAAAGCGTTTTGCGGGCCTACGTGGATACGGGCGAACCCCACGACAAGGCCGGAGCCTACGCCATTCAGGGGCAGGGGGCTTTTCTGGTGGACAGGATAGAAGGGTCGTGGAGCACCGTGGTGGGGCTGCCCGTCACGCAACTGGCCCACCTGCTGCTGAACCGGGGCTTCATGAGGCCCTGCGCCTCCTCCCGTTTGCCCTAG
- the acs gene encoding acetate--CoA ligase: MSQERITTLLNENRSYLPPEHGKTSAWVCGPEEYDALCRRAVEDPSDFWGARASQLVHWFKRWDKVLEADEVNHKYRWFTGGKLNASFNCIDRHLISGRRNKAALIWQGEKETDVRCYTYQMLYTEVCRVAHALSSLRIRKGDHVALYMPMIPELFIAMLACARIGAIHTAIFSGYAEGGVRSRIQGCKARVVITADAAVRGGKFKPLKANLDPILEKCPSVAHVVVVKHAGIENVHMQRNRDIWWHDLIDDFTLNPDFPCEPMDANDTLFLLHTSGSTGKPTGVMHSTGGYLTYAAHTTQWCFDMRDDDVYWCTADAGWITGHTYGVYGPLSLGATTLMFEGIPTWPYPDRYWRIVENFRVNILYTAPTVIRSLMRMNEAWTERYDLRSLRILGSVGEPINPEAWQWYHKHIGSGELPIVDTWWQTETGGAMIAPMPYATKLKPGSASKPLPGIDATVMGSAARDGEEPEVGCKAGHLVIRRPWPGMMQGVFNDEEKYQSYFTRFGCYASGDAAEIDQDGYFWILGRIDDSINVSGHRLSTAEIEAVLATCPEVGEAAVVPMPHALKGEAIYAYVVTRDEVPWSADLRTKLREAVRRDIGALATPEFIQFVDGMPKTTSGKIIRRMLRKIAGDNYEDIGDTTSLAEPEVIPKIIEGHRNLVAGRHETENGPEGGDNAKAE; the protein is encoded by the coding sequence ATGTCTCAGGAACGGATCACGACACTGTTGAATGAAAATCGCAGCTATCTTCCACCAGAGCACGGCAAAACTTCTGCCTGGGTATGCGGCCCAGAAGAATACGATGCACTGTGCCGCCGTGCCGTGGAAGACCCCAGTGACTTTTGGGGTGCTCGAGCTTCGCAGTTAGTCCATTGGTTCAAGCGCTGGGACAAAGTGCTAGAAGCAGATGAAGTAAACCACAAATACAGGTGGTTTACTGGAGGCAAACTCAATGCCTCGTTCAACTGCATTGACAGGCACCTTATTTCAGGCCGGCGCAACAAGGCAGCCCTCATTTGGCAGGGCGAGAAAGAAACGGACGTTCGCTGCTATACCTACCAGATGCTCTATACCGAGGTCTGCCGGGTGGCTCATGCCCTGAGTTCACTGCGCATCCGCAAGGGCGATCACGTGGCCCTGTATATGCCAATGATCCCGGAGCTGTTTATCGCCATGCTGGCCTGCGCCCGCATCGGGGCCATACACACGGCCATTTTTTCCGGCTATGCCGAAGGCGGCGTGCGCAGCCGCATCCAGGGCTGCAAGGCGCGCGTGGTCATCACGGCCGACGCTGCCGTGCGTGGCGGCAAGTTCAAGCCCCTCAAGGCCAACCTTGACCCCATTCTTGAAAAATGCCCTTCCGTGGCGCATGTGGTGGTGGTCAAGCACGCCGGGATTGAAAATGTCCACATGCAGCGCAACCGTGACATCTGGTGGCACGACCTTATTGACGACTTCACCCTCAACCCCGACTTTCCCTGCGAGCCAATGGACGCCAACGACACGCTCTTTCTGCTGCACACCAGCGGCAGCACGGGCAAACCCACGGGCGTCATGCACTCCACGGGCGGGTATCTTACCTATGCGGCCCACACTACCCAGTGGTGCTTCGACATGCGCGACGACGACGTATACTGGTGCACGGCCGACGCAGGCTGGATCACCGGGCATACCTACGGCGTTTACGGCCCCCTGTCTCTGGGGGCGACCACCCTCATGTTCGAAGGCATACCCACATGGCCCTATCCTGACCGCTACTGGCGCATTGTCGAGAATTTTCGCGTCAACATTCTCTACACGGCCCCCACGGTCATACGTTCGCTCATGCGCATGAACGAAGCCTGGACAGAACGCTACGACCTGCGCAGCCTGCGCATCCTGGGCAGCGTGGGCGAACCCATCAACCCCGAAGCCTGGCAGTGGTACCACAAACACATCGGCAGCGGCGAACTGCCCATTGTCGATACATGGTGGCAGACGGAAACCGGCGGGGCCATGATTGCGCCCATGCCCTATGCAACCAAGCTCAAGCCCGGTTCGGCCTCCAAACCCCTGCCCGGCATTGACGCCACGGTTATGGGTTCGGCGGCGCGCGACGGCGAGGAGCCCGAAGTGGGATGCAAGGCCGGGCATCTGGTCATACGCCGCCCCTGGCCCGGCATGATGCAGGGCGTCTTCAATGACGAAGAGAAGTACCAGTCCTATTTCACGCGCTTTGGCTGTTACGCTTCGGGTGACGCAGCCGAAATTGATCAGGACGGCTACTTCTGGATTCTGGGCCGTATCGACGACTCCATCAACGTATCGGGGCACCGCCTCTCCACTGCGGAAATTGAGGCCGTGCTGGCCACCTGCCCCGAAGTGGGCGAGGCCGCCGTTGTGCCCATGCCCCATGCCCTCAAGGGCGAGGCCATTTACGCATACGTCGTCACGCGCGACGAGGTGCCCTGGAGCGCCGATCTGCGCACCAAGCTGCGTGAGGCAGTGCGGCGTGATATCGGCGCTCTGGCCACACCGGAATTCATACAGTTTGTGGACGGCATGCCCAAAACGACCTCTGGCAAGATTATCCGGCGCATGCTGCGCAAGATAGCCGGCGACAACTATGAAGATATTGGCGACACTACCTCATTGGCCGAACCTGAAGTCATACCCAAGATTATTGAAGGGCACCGCAATCTTGTGGCCGGGCGGCATGAGACAGAAAACGGCCCCGAAGGGGGCGACAACGCCAAAGCGGAGTAA
- a CDS encoding FeoA family protein: protein MSQIVNLRQMQVGQQGKIAAVEALGEMNRRIRDMGLIPGTTVSIVGRAPLKDPVALRLSGVTISLRNSEADFIKVDLAASGS, encoded by the coding sequence ATGAGCCAGATTGTCAATCTGCGTCAGATGCAGGTAGGCCAGCAGGGCAAGATTGCCGCTGTGGAAGCCCTTGGTGAAATGAACCGCCGCATTCGCGACATGGGGCTCATCCCCGGCACAACGGTTTCCATCGTTGGGCGTGCGCCTCTTAAAGACCCTGTCGCTTTGCGCCTGTCCGGCGTCACGATCTCTCTTCGCAACAGCGAAGCCGATTTCATCAAGGTCGATCTGGCGGCTTCCGGCAGCTAG
- a CDS encoding heavy metal translocating P-type ATPase, with protein sequence MRFYIVHELRGISTPHSGRMRVRASCPLGLAQAEALAGALATVPGISEIRVNPRLGSLLFHYEDAESRETALTLFVGAGGVDGPLAGMVDDPAPGPGEATLTEGLMPVFQYVLVRPLLPMALRIVNSVVSAVPFLFKGVRAVLRGALNVDVLDAAAIGASLIMRDFRTVSLLTLLLGLGETLEYWTRRRSMATLTESLALNVENVWLLADGTEISVPLAQVKEGDLVVVRDGGSIPVDGVVEEGYAMVNQSSMTGEPLGVRRTTGASVFAGTVVEEGRLVIRARHVGDGTRLRQVVKFIEESESLKAGIQGKYERLADMAVPFTFGLAALVWLLTRDFRRAASVLLVDYSCALKLATPLAVLASMREGARHGMAIKGGRYLEALNEADTVVFDKTGTLTQASPEVVEVFPAPGFERTEVLRVMACLEEHFPHPVARAVVRKADEEGLKHAEEHAHVEYVVAHGVASSLYGKKMRVGSRHYIEHDEDVDLSPLEAVIEEQTGMGRSLLFMSEDGRVAGMVSIEDPMRPEAPRVVEELRSLGFNRVLMLTGDDERTARAVAARVGISEYRAQVLPTDKARIVQELTEQGCRVLMVGDGINDAPALSASHVGVAMSDGTDLAREVANVLLTHPNLEGLVNARLLGTRTLRRIHFNFVATLTLNSAFLLGGLFMFMGPGVAALLHNVTTLGVALNAMRPHLPTKALPGEESHFESPASS encoded by the coding sequence ATGCGTTTTTACATTGTTCATGAGCTGCGTGGCATCTCCACGCCCCATTCAGGCAGAATGCGCGTGCGCGCCTCTTGCCCCCTCGGCCTTGCCCAGGCCGAAGCTCTGGCAGGAGCGCTGGCCACAGTGCCCGGCATAAGCGAGATACGCGTAAATCCCCGCCTGGGCAGCCTGCTTTTTCATTATGAAGACGCCGAAAGCCGCGAAACAGCCCTGACCCTCTTTGTGGGCGCTGGCGGCGTGGATGGCCCCCTGGCGGGCATGGTGGACGATCCCGCCCCAGGGCCCGGCGAAGCCACGCTCACTGAAGGGCTCATGCCCGTGTTCCAGTACGTTTTGGTTCGTCCCCTGCTGCCCATGGCCTTGCGCATCGTCAACAGCGTGGTCAGCGCAGTGCCCTTTCTTTTCAAGGGCGTCCGCGCCGTGCTGCGCGGCGCGCTCAACGTGGACGTTCTGGATGCCGCCGCCATTGGCGCGTCCCTTATCATGCGCGACTTCCGTACTGTCAGCCTGCTCACCCTGCTGCTGGGGCTCGGCGAAACGCTGGAATACTGGACGCGCCGCCGCTCCATGGCCACGCTCACCGAAAGTCTGGCCCTTAATGTTGAAAACGTCTGGCTGCTGGCCGACGGCACGGAAATATCCGTTCCTCTGGCGCAGGTGAAGGAAGGGGACCTCGTCGTTGTGCGCGACGGGGGCAGCATCCCCGTTGACGGCGTGGTGGAGGAAGGCTACGCCATGGTCAACCAGTCGTCCATGACAGGGGAGCCTCTTGGGGTTCGCCGCACCACAGGCGCGTCGGTCTTTGCCGGCACCGTGGTGGAAGAAGGCCGCCTGGTCATCCGCGCCCGCCATGTGGGCGACGGCACCCGCCTGCGGCAGGTTGTGAAATTTATTGAAGAATCAGAGTCGCTCAAAGCTGGCATCCAGGGCAAGTATGAGCGTCTGGCCGACATGGCCGTGCCCTTTACCTTCGGCCTGGCCGCTCTTGTCTGGCTGCTCACGCGGGACTTCCGCCGCGCGGCCTCGGTGCTGCTTGTGGACTACTCGTGCGCGCTCAAACTGGCGACCCCCCTGGCGGTGCTGGCCTCCATGCGCGAAGGCGCGCGCCACGGCATGGCCATCAAGGGCGGACGTTACCTTGAGGCCCTTAATGAGGCCGACACTGTCGTTTTCGACAAGACCGGCACGCTCACACAGGCCAGCCCTGAAGTCGTGGAAGTCTTTCCCGCGCCGGGCTTTGAACGCACTGAAGTGCTGCGCGTCATGGCCTGTCTTGAGGAGCATTTTCCCCATCCCGTGGCCCGCGCCGTTGTTCGCAAGGCCGATGAAGAAGGCCTCAAGCATGCCGAGGAACATGCCCACGTGGAATACGTGGTGGCGCACGGCGTGGCCTCATCGCTGTACGGCAAAAAAATGCGCGTGGGCAGCCGCCACTACATCGAGCATGATGAAGACGTTGACCTTTCGCCCCTGGAAGCTGTGATCGAAGAGCAGACCGGCATGGGCCGCTCCCTACTCTTCATGAGCGAAGACGGCAGGGTGGCGGGCATGGTCTCCATTGAGGATCCCATGCGTCCTGAAGCGCCCCGCGTGGTGGAAGAACTCCGCAGCCTGGGCTTCAACCGCGTTCTCATGCTGACGGGCGACGACGAGCGCACGGCCCGGGCCGTGGCTGCCCGTGTGGGCATCAGCGAATACCGCGCGCAGGTGCTGCCCACCGACAAGGCCCGTATTGTCCAGGAACTGACCGAACAGGGATGCAGGGTGCTTATGGTGGGAGACGGCATTAACGATGCTCCCGCGCTTTCCGCCTCGCATGTGGGCGTGGCCATGAGCGACGGCACGGATCTGGCCCGCGAGGTGGCCAACGTGCTGTTGACCCACCCCAATCTGGAAGGTCTTGTCAACGCCCGCCTGCTGGGTACACGCACCTTGCGGCGCATCCATTTCAATTTTGTGGCCACACTGACGCTCAACAGCGCCTTTTTGCTGGGCGGCCTTTTCATGTTTATGGGGCCTGGCGTCGCGGCCCTGCTGCACAATGTCACCACGCTGGGCGTGGCCCTTAACGCCATGCGCCCCCACCTGCCCACAAAGGCCCTGCCGGGCGAGGAGAGCCATTTTGAAAGCCCTGCATCTTCTTAA
- a CDS encoding HMA2 domain-containing protein produces the protein MKALHLLKYVRSFVDGRVRIRHPALHDASVAALAEARMKTIAGVASVECNPVSGSVLITYDSKIIPKDRLFAIGEAWAVYLDKVKTGKAADVPEF, from the coding sequence TTGAAAGCCCTGCATCTTCTTAAATATGTACGCAGTTTCGTGGACGGCCGGGTTCGCATACGTCACCCGGCACTGCACGACGCATCCGTGGCGGCCCTTGCCGAGGCCCGCATGAAGACCATTGCCGGGGTCGCCTCAGTGGAGTGCAACCCCGTGAGCGGCTCCGTGCTCATCACCTACGACAGCAAGATCATTCCCAAAGACCGCCTCTTCGCCATCGGCGAAGCCTGGGCTGTTTATCTCGACAAGGTCAAAACCGGAAAGGCCGCTGACGTGCCGGAATTTTAA
- a CDS encoding glycosyltransferase has translation MRVAIVHYWLVNMGGGEKVLEALCRLYPEAHIYTHVLDRANVSPGIARHPITTTFIDKLPFSKKNYPRYLPLMPFALEQLDLTGYDLVISSESGPAKGVVTRADTPHICYCHTPMRYLWDNWAEYLAASGLLTRCAMRLLLPGLRRWDVASAFRVDRFVANSHNVARRIRKHWRREASVVPPPVNIETFTAKKSPGGDHYVCFGRLTAYKRMDIAVQACTRLNRPLLVLGEGEEMDRLKAMAGPTVRFLGRLSDKDVASVLTASRALLFPGEEDFGIVPLEAAASGVPVLAYARGGALETVRPEETGGLFDEQTPEALAAAILKFEEDELRFNPAAIRAHAEKFSEQQFRSRFMHEVEQAFQAVAGV, from the coding sequence GTGCGCGTAGCCATAGTCCATTATTGGCTTGTTAATATGGGCGGGGGCGAAAAAGTGCTGGAAGCGCTTTGCCGCCTGTACCCTGAAGCCCATATCTATACGCATGTGCTTGACCGTGCAAACGTGTCGCCTGGCATTGCCCGCCACCCTATTACCACGACCTTCATTGACAAACTGCCGTTCAGCAAAAAAAACTATCCGCGCTATCTGCCGCTCATGCCCTTTGCCCTGGAGCAACTTGATCTCACTGGCTATGATCTTGTCATTTCCAGTGAGTCCGGCCCAGCAAAAGGTGTCGTAACAAGGGCGGATACGCCGCATATCTGCTACTGCCATACGCCCATGCGTTACCTCTGGGACAACTGGGCGGAGTATCTTGCCGCTTCCGGTCTTTTGACGCGATGCGCCATGCGTTTGCTGCTGCCTGGCCTGCGCAGATGGGATGTCGCCAGTGCGTTTCGCGTGGACCGTTTTGTGGCAAACTCCCACAATGTGGCCCGCAGAATCCGCAAACATTGGCGCAGAGAAGCCTCGGTGGTGCCGCCTCCGGTTAATATCGAGACGTTTACAGCCAAAAAGAGCCCCGGCGGCGACCACTATGTTTGCTTTGGCCGACTGACGGCATACAAAAGGATGGACATTGCCGTTCAGGCATGCACCCGCCTGAATCGCCCGCTTCTCGTTCTGGGTGAAGGCGAGGAAATGGACAGGCTCAAGGCCATGGCCGGTCCCACGGTGCGCTTTCTCGGCCGCCTGAGCGACAAAGACGTTGCATCCGTGCTGACAGCGAGCAGAGCCCTTCTTTTCCCCGGTGAAGAAGATTTCGGGATTGTTCCCCTGGAAGCGGCGGCCAGCGGTGTGCCCGTGCTGGCTTACGCGCGCGGAGGAGCCCTGGAAACGGTTCGCCCGGAAGAAACAGGGGGGCTCTTCGACGAGCAGACACCCGAGGCCTTGGCAGCCGCGATTTTGAAATTTGAAGAAGATGAACTGCGCTTCAATCCTGCCGCTATCCGCGCCCATGCGGAAAAATTCTCAGAACAGCAATTTCGTTCCCGATTTATGCATGAGGTAGAGCAGGCGTTTCAGGCGGTGGCGGGAGTATAA
- the wbaP gene encoding undecaprenyl-phosphate galactose phosphotransferase WbaP yields MTKTSCWETLSAFIGISTQKLLLCFFDMLALLGTAMLVFLARAAFGGVDPVLYHWVVPILLLGPIFGAGMGLYQRISPAPHRELKALFQLVSLLYAIILVLPFLSKTVEAYSRIVIVGSWAATLVTMPLARHLCRRLYARRRWWGKPLVIFDHCAEGRELWRYLKRHPERGLNPVAIFDLPHTAEDMRLLFASVSARYPKAMALLLQKIGQAQTTDVITEACRYFSNTLVVPSFGGGFRAHWLTPRDLGTAVGLLVRQNLRDKRRLFVKRGLDLVLCLLGSVILLPLGAALALVIKADSPGPVFYRQKRIGQHGKEIRIFKFRTMVNDADKVLKNMLACDEALHKEWACDRKLKCDPRITRVGRMLRKLSLDELPQLLNVVMGDMSLVGPRPIVRSEVNKYGQVFEEYCMVKPGITGLWQVSGRNNTTYQERVNFDQYYISNWSVWMDL; encoded by the coding sequence ATGACGAAAACCTCTTGCTGGGAAACGCTTTCCGCGTTTATCGGCATTTCAACGCAAAAACTCTTACTCTGTTTTTTTGACATGCTGGCCCTCCTGGGGACGGCCATGCTTGTTTTTTTGGCGCGCGCGGCCTTTGGCGGTGTTGACCCTGTGCTGTACCACTGGGTCGTGCCCATACTTTTACTCGGCCCTATTTTCGGGGCCGGTATGGGGCTTTATCAACGCATCAGTCCCGCGCCGCACCGTGAGCTCAAAGCTCTGTTTCAACTGGTGAGTCTGCTGTACGCCATTATCCTGGTCTTGCCTTTTCTTTCAAAAACAGTTGAGGCGTACTCGCGCATCGTCATTGTGGGCAGTTGGGCGGCAACGCTGGTCACCATGCCCCTCGCGCGGCATCTGTGCAGGCGTCTTTATGCCCGCAGGCGCTGGTGGGGCAAGCCTCTGGTCATTTTCGACCACTGTGCCGAAGGGCGCGAATTATGGCGGTATCTCAAACGGCACCCTGAAAGGGGGCTGAATCCGGTAGCCATTTTTGACCTGCCCCATACTGCTGAAGACATGCGCTTGCTGTTTGCTTCGGTATCAGCGCGCTATCCCAAGGCCATGGCTTTGCTGCTGCAAAAAATAGGGCAGGCGCAGACGACGGATGTCATTACCGAGGCTTGCCGTTATTTCAGCAATACCCTGGTGGTGCCGTCTTTTGGCGGGGGCTTCAGGGCGCACTGGCTGACGCCGCGAGATCTTGGCACTGCCGTGGGCCTGCTGGTGCGGCAGAATCTGCGCGACAAAAGGCGGCTTTTCGTCAAACGCGGCCTTGATCTTGTGTTATGCCTTCTGGGTTCGGTGATACTCTTGCCGCTGGGGGCGGCCCTGGCCCTTGTCATCAAGGCGGACAGCCCCGGCCCGGTCTTTTATCGCCAGAAGCGTATCGGCCAGCACGGCAAAGAGATCCGTATCTTTAAATTTCGTACCATGGTCAATGACGCGGACAAGGTTCTCAAGAACATGCTGGCCTGCGACGAAGCACTACACAAGGAATGGGCCTGCGACCGCAAGCTCAAATGCGATCCCCGCATTACCCGCGTGGGCCGCATGCTGCGCAAACTCAGCCTTGATGAACTGCCGCAGCTTCTCAATGTTGTCATGGGCGACATGAGCCTTGTGGGGCCGCGCCCCATTGTGCGGTCCGAGGTGAACAAGTACGGTCAGGTTTTTGAGGAATATTGCATGGTCAAACCCGGCATTACGGGATTATGGCAGGTTTCGGGGCGCAATAACACCACCTATCAGGAACGCGTGAACTTTGATCAATACTATATCAGTAACTGGTCTGTATGGATGGATTTGTAG
- a CDS encoding ABC transporter substrate-binding protein, with translation MKKLLVCALLAAVMAAVPAFAKKSYVNGIDPNYPPFAYVDEKTGQPAGFDVDSLNWIAKTMGFEITHKPMAWDGIIPALVAKQIDMVDSGMSITPERAKVVEFSDPYWTVSRVFLVPANSTLTPQDVLTKKVKLGVQRGTSEANAIKQEQQEKGYPFELRFYESAPLAVEDLLNGRIDVALMDDLPADDAISKGRAVKKAGTHGEPDKFGVAMRKGDKDLHKLINDGYKKLMADPYWQELQKKYLSK, from the coding sequence ATGAAAAAACTTCTTGTCTGCGCCCTGCTGGCTGCCGTTATGGCCGCCGTGCCCGCTTTTGCCAAAAAAAGCTATGTCAACGGCATTGACCCCAACTATCCGCCTTTCGCCTATGTGGACGAAAAAACCGGCCAGCCTGCCGGTTTTGACGTGGACTCCCTCAACTGGATAGCCAAAACAATGGGCTTTGAGATAACCCACAAGCCCATGGCCTGGGACGGCATCATCCCCGCTCTTGTGGCCAAACAAATCGACATGGTGGATTCGGGTATGAGCATCACCCCCGAACGCGCCAAGGTCGTGGAATTTTCCGACCCGTACTGGACGGTTTCGCGCGTGTTTCTTGTGCCCGCAAACTCCACGCTGACCCCGCAGGACGTGCTGACCAAGAAGGTCAAGCTCGGCGTGCAGCGCGGCACCTCCGAAGCCAACGCCATCAAGCAGGAACAGCAGGAAAAGGGCTACCCCTTTGAACTGCGTTTCTATGAATCCGCCCCTCTGGCGGTGGAAGACCTGCTCAACGGCCGCATCGACGTGGCCCTGATGGATGACCTGCCCGCTGACGACGCCATCTCTAAGGGCCGGGCCGTCAAGAAGGCCGGCACGCACGGCGAACCCGACAAGTTCGGCGTTGCCATGCGCAAGGGCGACAAGGATCTGCACAAGCTCATCAATGACGGTTACAAGAAGCTCATGGCCGATCCCTATTGGCAGGAGCTTCAGAAAAAGTATCTGAGCAAGTAA